From a single Brassica napus cultivar Da-Ae chromosome C9, Da-Ae, whole genome shotgun sequence genomic region:
- the LOC106358403 gene encoding uncharacterized protein LOC106358403: MATSSAPDIDMVIEETRRTPFTNKIASVRLHYVGKLKFPEYAGNWDPKAHVRALRLAISRAHLTDDEKESGYSRFFAENLMGAALEWFAGLEENLIGNFTQLVSTFLKKYLVFMETRVTEADLWNLKQARFEPLRAYINKFREIKAKISYPNEVVALAELKNGVWFSSKFREELTVRAPISLDDGLHRASYFATHEEEVAALKEQYSANKNNAAKKPTAPKEPATKGQHSYAINNSPQKTSTYDLRKYCAFHDCKGHATEECRAAIRIQNENKKSSEETGEEEEEPMTPKSNRKAKVSTNKRGRETKPESSSSPPPAPKKRVDMILWGPNSNTTDEIKSQTEGNIFIEVMVAIRTLEKPDEATPPPSVTQYNPNTESPCGKIPNFKRKNKMTKIGKLLEKSTAL, encoded by the coding sequence ATGGCAACGAGCTCTGCCCCAGATATCGACATGGTCATCGAGGAAACAAGAAGGACTCCATTTACAAACAAAATTGCCAGCGTGAGGCTGCATTATGTTGGGAAATTAAAATTCCCCGAATACGCAGGAAACTGGGACCCAAAGGCCCACGTACGAGCCTTACGTCTAGCAATATCAAGAGCACACCTCACCGACGACGAAAAGGAGTCTGGTTACAGCCGCTTCTTCGCCGAGAACCTCATGGGGGccgccctcgaatggttcgccgGACTAGAAGAAAACTTGATTGGCAATTTCACCCAGTTGGTATCTACGTTCCTCAAAAAGTACTTAGTCTTCATGGAAACAAGAGTTACCGAGGCAGATCTTTGGAATCTCAAGCAGGCGCGTTTCGAGCCGCTGAGAGCGTACATAAACAAGTTCCGAGAAATCAAAGCCAAGATTTCGTATCCAAACGAAGTCGTCGCCTTGGCAGAATTGAAGAATGGCGTTTGGTTCTCATCCAAATTCAGGGAAGAACTGACAGTACGAGCACCTATCTCGTTGGATGACGGCTTACACCGAGCCTCTTACTTCGCCACCCACGAGGAAGAGGTCGCAGCCTTAAAGGAGCAATATAGCGCGAACAAGAATAATGCGGCCAAAAAGCCAACCGCTCCCAAAGAACCAGCGACCAAAGGGCAACATTCCTACGCAATAAATAACTCACCGCAAAAGACTTCAACATACGACCTCAGGAAATATTGCGCTTTTCATGACTGCAAAGGCCACGCGACCGAAGAATGTCGAGCGGCGATTCGCATTCAGaacgaaaataaaaaatccAGCGAAGAAACcggagaggaagaggaagagccaATGACTCCAAAATCTAACCGAAAAGCCAAAGTCTCGACGAACAAAAGAGGGAGGGAAACCAAACCGGAATCATCGAGCTCTCCACCCCCAGCTCCGAAGAAAAGAGTCGACATGATTTTGTGGGGGCCAAACAGTAACACAACCGACGAAATCAAGAGCCAAACCGAAGGTAATATATTCATCGAGGTCATGGTAGCAATCCGCACATTAGAAAAACCCGATGAAGCTACTCCTCCACCCAGTGTCACTCAGTACAACCCTAACACAGAGTCTCCCTGCGGAAAAATCCCCAACTTCAAGCGAAAGAACAAGATGACCAAAATTGGCAAGCTACTAGAAAAATCAACTGCCCTATAA